One Candidatus Hydrogenedentota bacterium genomic window, CGCTGGGCGGCGAAGAAGAGGAGTATCACCGGCAGGGTCATGAGGACGGAGGCGGCCATCATGATCTGATGCTGGCTTTGGAGGATGAGCACCGCATGCAGGGAGAAAAGGCCCAGGCTCAGGGGGTACAGTTCCTGGTTGGTCACAAAGATTAAGGGCCCCATGAAGTCGTTCCACACCCACATGAACGTGAAAATGGCGATGGTGGCCAGGGCGGGCTTGATGAGGGGCAGGATGATGCGCCAGTAGATGCCGAAGTAACTGCATCCGTCTATCTTGGCGGAATCCTCCAAATCGGCGGGTATGGTCCGCATGAACTGACGGAGGAGGAAAATAAAGAACGCGCTGCCGGCAAAGGCGGGCACCCAGAGGGGTTTCAGGGTGTTGTACCAGCCGAGTTCCTTGAAGATCAGGAAGACCGGGATCAACGTGACCTGCGGGGGGATCATCAGCGTGGCCAGGACCAGCAGGAAACAGAGTTCCCGGCCCGGCCATTGCAGCCGCGCAAAGGCATAGGCCACCAGGGACGCGCCAAACAACTGCCCCACAATGTTCATAATGACCAGATAAACACTGTTTCGGACATACCGGCCCAGAGGCACCCGCCGCAACACTTCCAGATAATTGGCCGAGAATTTGTTAATGAGGGGCCAAATACCCCGTGCCTGGCGGTATTCCAGGGTGAGGCGGGCCATGCCCGGCTGGTTGAACGCCGCATCCCCGGCGTCATGCATCACCAGCCAGTTCTTCACCATCACGGAACGGTCCTCGGGACTGGCCATCTGCCAGGTGAAGTCCTGCCAGCGGTCTGTGCCCACATAGCCCGGCTCGGAGGCCTCAAAGCGGTGTCCGCCCAGTTCCAGCGTGGCCCACACGGTATGCCAGGAACGGTCCGCCCGGTGGCCGATGCGGAATTTCTTGAGCCGGTCCGCCGTCCAGTCCACGGGAAACTCCGCCTGAACCCGAAACCGGGGCGTATTCTCGAACCGGTAGTGCAGTTCCTGGGATTTGCGGTCAAAATGCGCCAGACGCGGCACCACCTCCACGTCGCCTTCCAGCACCGTCCAGCGGATATCCTCCGCCGCCAGGGGCTCCACCTGCTCCATGTCCCAAGAGACAAAAGCCGCTTCTGTGAGTGCCATGCGGCGGTAGGTGTTCTCAAAGACTTCGATGGCCTCGCGGGGGGTCACTCGCTCCCGAAACCAGGCCAGACACTCCGCCTCCGGTCCGTTGAACACCGGGTCCGGCGTGCGCCGCAGCATTACGGCGAACAACGACTCCGCAAAGAGCGGATGGCCGAGGTAGGGCTGGAAAAAGTCCGGCAGTTGCGGTCCCATTTCCTGTATCCGCGCCGACAGGGTCACTGCCACCTTGTCACGCCGTTCCTCCCAAAGCTCCTCCTCCACCCCCGAGGGACGCACGGGCAATTCATTGTCCCGCAGTCCCAAATAGGGGGAACGCGACACCAAGTCGGGCAATGGGGGCATCCACCGGGGCGGAAACAGTTCATCCGCCGACTTCACACTGGTGCTGACCAGCCAGATAAACGGTGCGGCAAACAGGGCAGAGCCTGCGACTAACGCCGCATGTAATAGCAGTTTTCCTATTATTCTGTATTTGAGCCGGTTCATGGCCTACTTCTCCGACTCATAGTAGACCCAGTGCTTTGAGAGCCGGAGCTGAACCACCGTCAGCGCGAGGACGATGGCGAAGAGCACCCATGCCATGGCCGAGGCGTAACCCATGCGCATGTAGCGGAACGCGTTGTTGAACAGGGCATAGGCGTAGAACAGGGTCGAGTCCAGAGGTCCGCCGCGGGTCATGATGAAGGCCTGCGTGAATATCTGGAACGTGCCGATGAGGCCCATAACGGCGTTAAACAGGATATACGGGCTGAGCAT contains:
- a CDS encoding ABC transporter permease subunit; this encodes MNRLKYRIIGKLLLHAALVAGSALFAAPFIWLVSTSVKSADELFPPRWMPPLPDLVSRSPYLGLRDNELPVRPSGVEEELWEERRDKVAVTLSARIQEMGPQLPDFFQPYLGHPLFAESLFAVMLRRTPDPVFNGPEAECLAWFRERVTPREAIEVFENTYRRMALTEAAFVSWDMEQVEPLAAEDIRWTVLEGDVEVVPRLAHFDRKSQELHYRFENTPRFRVQAEFPVDWTADRLKKFRIGHRADRSWHTVWATLELGGHRFEASEPGYVGTDRWQDFTWQMASPEDRSVMVKNWLVMHDAGDAAFNQPGMARLTLEYRQARGIWPLINKFSANYLEVLRRVPLGRYVRNSVYLVIMNIVGQLFGASLVAYAFARLQWPGRELCFLLVLATLMIPPQVTLIPVFLIFKELGWYNTLKPLWVPAFAGSAFFIFLLRQFMRTIPADLEDSAKIDGCSYFGIYWRIILPLIKPALATIAIFTFMWVWNDFMGPLIFVTNQELYPLSLGLFSLHAVLILQSQHQIMMAASVLMTLPVILLFFAAQRQFIQGITLTGMKG